The Hymenobacter psoromatis genome contains a region encoding:
- a CDS encoding DUF5712 family protein yields the protein MYVKIINPATNGRKVYANKGSARRTTNYLVKEAKQHGQVATFFSSADKGLLGADEVVSLLDGNQNGAGKDAAKFYSLVLSPSSEELGEMGNDSLALQRYTQRVLDLYAKNFNLKDGRELQEADLVWAATIHQERKNRGTDDGMQCELKPGLQTHVHIIASARDVAQEVTLNPLAAAGHFNRVQFQAQAGVQLDEEIGRNGSLRVAEKMPSRAERVAEKARAITEKAAAQREKKVLTPAQLVAKDARLMLQVSRINTRLDVTQQLEAEQVQAAARMRGYDQTFFTILGRVEQKAAQKIYIPSPYEYLRTGRVQQAPRLQEQPALVPIATELPPPMHLQPAESRTAVQPLERLIAQLDHELAAEARAQSLRREHANAAQVVTTSPVIVPVAVPVVAPIAAPVIGPVVAPMAVPVAVPVVTLVVVPVVAPAMVPITAVVITSIINSAPTFTVDLSALLVPSAQAVEPIPATVLPASEPPLSLGELLARGKAEKQAVADQPLQDAGWDARRELEDQTRQRVATAEATALRTGASFAYLLAGQGLKLEEETATQPAGVRHLASKELFSLDKIPVSAAAQAVVGREQVQYGSVWLGDNGRGSMEEQLDRCRTYLEKAGITVNEPVPSSAGQKARLDYCFNVEQADQAEIAVRLNHVQGMAGTYLQESPHALHDPTADLVGLAVTRRQWPEREGQFNQALLVFDLQNPDSPRLADVYKNMLLADGASVGKVLDNGRGQLELPVHYHTHSPGSGEIEITFNAITLSKGEVRQSAQASEAHSQGIATLKERAKESGIRW from the coding sequence ATGTATGTTAAGATTATTAATCCTGCAACTAATGGCCGCAAGGTGTACGCCAATAAAGGCAGTGCTCGACGTACGACCAATTACTTGGTGAAGGAAGCGAAGCAGCACGGGCAGGTCGCTACTTTTTTCAGCTCAGCTGACAAGGGATTACTCGGGGCTGACGAAGTAGTGTCGCTACTGGATGGAAACCAAAATGGAGCCGGTAAAGACGCGGCTAAGTTTTATTCCTTGGTGCTAAGTCCCAGCAGCGAGGAGTTGGGCGAAATGGGAAATGACTCACTGGCCTTGCAACGCTACACGCAGCGGGTACTGGATTTGTACGCTAAAAACTTTAATTTGAAAGACGGGCGGGAATTGCAGGAGGCGGATTTAGTGTGGGCGGCTACCATACACCAGGAACGTAAAAACCGGGGCACTGACGACGGGATGCAGTGCGAACTGAAGCCCGGACTGCAGACCCACGTGCACATTATCGCGTCGGCTCGAGATGTGGCCCAGGAAGTGACGCTTAATCCCTTGGCAGCGGCCGGGCATTTCAACCGGGTACAGTTTCAAGCGCAGGCTGGAGTGCAGCTGGATGAGGAAATTGGTCGGAACGGTTCGCTCCGCGTAGCCGAAAAGATGCCCAGCCGCGCGGAGCGAGTAGCGGAAAAAGCCAGAGCTATTACGGAAAAGGCTGCCGCGCAACGGGAGAAAAAAGTGTTGACTCCCGCGCAGTTAGTTGCCAAAGACGCTCGCCTGATGTTACAGGTTTCCCGCATCAATACCAGGCTGGACGTGACCCAGCAACTGGAGGCGGAGCAAGTACAAGCAGCTGCCCGGATGCGGGGTTATGACCAAACGTTCTTTACCATATTAGGAAGGGTTGAGCAAAAGGCGGCGCAAAAAATCTATATCCCTTCGCCCTATGAGTACTTGCGCACGGGACGAGTGCAACAGGCTCCGCGTCTGCAGGAGCAGCCTGCCTTGGTACCGATAGCCACGGAACTGCCACCCCCAATGCATCTCCAACCAGCTGAATCACGCACTGCGGTGCAGCCACTGGAGCGCTTAATAGCGCAACTTGACCACGAGCTAGCGGCGGAAGCGCGCGCGCAATCCTTGCGTCGGGAACACGCTAATGCGGCACAGGTCGTGACAACTTCGCCGGTCATCGTACCGGTCGCGGTGCCTGTTGTTGCGCCTATCGCTGCACCGGTCATTGGGCCCGTCGTTGCGCCGATGGCCGTACCAGTCGCGGTGCCTGTTGTTACACTGGTCGTTGTGCCGGTCGTTGCACCCGCCATGGTGCCGATTACCGCAGTTGTCATTACATCTATCATTAACTCAGCGCCGACTTTTACGGTTGACCTATCGGCGCTACTGGTGCCATCGGCCCAGGCTGTCGAGCCTATTCCGGCAACTGTGCTGCCTGCTAGCGAGCCGCCACTTAGCCTAGGTGAATTACTGGCGCGTGGGAAAGCGGAAAAGCAAGCCGTAGCGGACCAGCCCCTCCAGGATGCTGGCTGGGATGCGCGGCGCGAACTGGAAGACCAGACGCGACAGCGGGTAGCTACGGCCGAAGCGACGGCCCTGCGCACGGGAGCCTCCTTTGCTTATTTGCTGGCCGGACAGGGTCTCAAACTGGAGGAAGAGACGGCAACCCAGCCGGCCGGGGTGCGGCACCTGGCCAGTAAGGAGCTTTTCTCCCTGGATAAAATACCCGTGTCAGCGGCGGCTCAGGCAGTAGTCGGCCGCGAGCAGGTGCAGTATGGAAGCGTCTGGCTGGGTGATAACGGGCGCGGCTCGATGGAAGAGCAGTTGGATAGGTGCCGGACGTATCTGGAAAAGGCAGGCATTACCGTCAATGAGCCAGTACCCTCGTCGGCCGGCCAGAAGGCGCGGCTGGATTACTGCTTTAATGTAGAACAGGCAGACCAAGCTGAGATAGCCGTACGGCTGAATCATGTACAGGGAATGGCCGGCACTTACCTGCAGGAATCCCCCCACGCCCTGCATGACCCGACCGCCGACCTGGTTGGACTTGCCGTTACCCGGCGGCAGTGGCCGGAGCGCGAGGGTCAGTTTAATCAGGCGCTTCTCGTGTTTGACCTGCAAAATCCAGACAGCCCACGTTTGGCCGACGTCTATAAGAACATGCTACTGGCAGATGGGGCGTCTGTCGGCAAGGTACTCGATAACGGGCGCGGCCAACTAGAATTACCGGTGCATTATCACACGCACTCGCCGGGCAGTGGGGAAATAGAAATTACATTCAATGCGATCACTTTGAGCAAAGGGGAAGTCCGACAGAGTGCCCAAGCTAGCGAGGCACATTCGCAAGGCATAGCTACCTTGAAGGAGCGAGCCAAAGAATCCGGGATAAGATGGTAG
- a CDS encoding DEAD/DEAH box helicase produces MPPSSETIRGAAARKQALQEQVLATIQDRRLAGIALTMGLGKTLIGLRDMDRLLAVGKLPDQAAGKPFLVAAPTQAILDAWPQEARKFGLAHLLDHITFTTYRSLSKVLAAGTYQKLYLDECHALKDSHEPGLKAHAAKKRSILGLTGTPPAQAHSEKGRLVATYCPIVVDYTTDEAVLAGLLNDYRLVVHRMPLRTERDYVLTTKAGSQFTTSERENYAYWSKRLANAAQDPLPVETLRILRMQALMNYPGKGHYMRWLASQQTEKVLLFTCNQQQAEAQATHTYHSKNKHSQANLDKFNAGDIQRLACVAQLSEGISIPNLRVGIIWHAFGNERKAAQRIGRLLRLNPDQTATVHLLAYQDTVDEQWVTQALDAFDPAKISYVDATGYDLLVAP; encoded by the coding sequence ATGCCTCCTTCTTCGGAAACTATTCGTGGCGCGGCGGCGCGCAAGCAAGCCTTGCAGGAGCAGGTGCTGGCCACCATCCAGGACCGACGCCTGGCCGGCATCGCCCTGACCATGGGCCTGGGTAAAACGCTCATCGGCCTGCGTGACATGGACCGCCTGCTCGCCGTCGGGAAGCTCCCCGACCAGGCAGCCGGCAAGCCCTTCCTGGTGGCGGCCCCCACCCAGGCCATTCTGGACGCCTGGCCCCAAGAAGCCCGTAAGTTCGGCTTGGCGCACCTGCTCGACCACATCACGTTCACCACGTACCGCTCGCTGAGCAAAGTCCTGGCGGCCGGTACCTACCAGAAGCTTTACCTAGACGAGTGCCACGCCCTGAAGGACTCGCACGAGCCGGGCCTTAAAGCCCACGCGGCTAAAAAGCGGAGCATTCTCGGGTTGACGGGTACGCCACCCGCGCAGGCCCACAGCGAAAAGGGCCGCCTCGTGGCCACCTACTGCCCCATCGTGGTGGACTACACCACCGACGAAGCCGTGCTGGCGGGACTGCTCAACGACTACCGCCTGGTCGTGCACCGCATGCCGCTGCGCACTGAACGCGACTACGTGCTCACCACCAAGGCCGGCAGCCAGTTCACGACCAGCGAGCGCGAGAACTACGCCTATTGGAGCAAGCGCCTGGCTAATGCTGCCCAGGACCCGCTGCCGGTGGAGACGCTGCGCATCCTGCGCATGCAGGCCCTGATGAATTATCCCGGTAAGGGTCACTACATGCGCTGGCTGGCCAGTCAGCAAACGGAGAAGGTGTTGCTCTTCACCTGCAATCAGCAGCAGGCCGAAGCGCAAGCCACCCATACCTATCACTCCAAGAACAAGCACAGCCAGGCCAACCTGGACAAGTTCAACGCGGGTGACATCCAGCGGCTGGCCTGCGTGGCCCAGCTCTCGGAGGGCATCAGCATCCCGAATCTGCGGGTGGGCATTATCTGGCACGCCTTCGGCAACGAGCGCAAGGCCGCCCAGCGTATCGGCCGGCTGCTACGCCTCAACCCCGACCAGACAGCCACCGTGCATCTGCTCGCTTATCAGGATACGGTTGATGAGCAGTGGGTCACCCAAGCTCTGGACGCCTTCGACCCCGCCAAAATCAGCTATGTCGATGCTACCGGCTACGACCTGCTAGTTGCCCCATAA
- a CDS encoding ParA family protein — MHIITFANRKGGVGKTTSALAIAHRLAQLGYQTLLIDADPQGNASSTIAELPAVPGSLAAALDTGGGLRSQLNTAAPNLYCITAGEDLTRQEKLLGQEMDYGWFFRNVLQDLAAALAGGQAHAAGLPALPAQLDFVLIDTSPYLGTLAVSAMVASEAVFIPLQPNFFNSEGLTKVVEMVGVIRRNFNPNLRIGGIFFTKYARTYRKALHHQYARALEADPVLGKLVMQQTIRENVALDESQAGQQAIYDWAPNSNGASDYRALTDEFLTRLHLSDAT, encoded by the coding sequence ATGCACATCATCACGTTTGCCAACCGCAAGGGCGGCGTGGGCAAGACCACCTCTGCTCTGGCCATTGCCCATCGGCTGGCACAGCTTGGCTACCAGACCTTGCTGATAGATGCCGACCCCCAGGGCAACGCAAGCTCCACCATTGCGGAGCTGCCGGCCGTGCCGGGGTCGCTGGCGGCCGCCCTGGACACTGGGGGCGGCTTGCGCTCGCAACTCAATACCGCCGCGCCCAATCTGTACTGCATTACGGCGGGCGAAGACCTTACGAGGCAGGAAAAGCTGCTGGGACAGGAAATGGATTACGGGTGGTTTTTTCGCAATGTCCTCCAAGACCTCGCTGCCGCGCTGGCTGGTGGCCAGGCCCATGCCGCCGGTCTGCCGGCCTTGCCCGCACAGCTTGATTTTGTACTCATCGATACCTCGCCTTACCTGGGCACGCTGGCTGTGTCGGCAATGGTGGCCAGTGAGGCGGTGTTTATCCCGTTGCAGCCCAATTTCTTTAATAGCGAGGGGTTGACCAAAGTAGTGGAGATGGTCGGAGTCATCCGCCGCAACTTCAACCCGAACCTGCGCATCGGGGGTATCTTTTTTACGAAGTATGCCCGCACGTACCGCAAGGCACTGCATCACCAATACGCCCGCGCGCTCGAAGCTGACCCAGTGCTCGGCAAGTTGGTGATGCAGCAGACTATCCGGGAAAACGTAGCGCTAGACGAATCGCAGGCAGGCCAGCAGGCTATCTACGACTGGGCGCCCAACTCCAACGGGGCCAGTGACTACCGAGCGCTTACGGACGAATTTCTTACCCGCCTCCACTTATCCGATGCCACCTAA
- a CDS encoding replication initiation protein: protein MNGTLNGLQTKLHEVAFLSNTFVRSPLALNNVEARIFALALGCLHQKQDTLSFRIHFNDITRGGNTGGKQYTELAAAQTRLTQPIINTSLKNGKKRRDAISLFNILSLDEGTNLITGEFNPRLKEHLLDLTGKFTTVELESLLTLKNAHSQRLFWIMRSYHNQTWEEPLPFDTLREWLFGENSEQYTDWTDFNRYVLKPAIEEFRAIGWEVAVTLQRRGRRVEALVFKMTSTQQPLLPVVKAKKVLTLTEIEEFRRMLEATYRELPALYDRLRLDFELKEYQAREVLQNVKDLTAYQAVTKVLHDVRLALASRKPIKSLPAYTLSQLKAVLPVYQVLGAAPSVLPKSAGSRAAAATSHAQLRDAQERLKFVQEEAPTNLFSEQEKASRTATIEAEIAVLTQGLAT from the coding sequence ATGAACGGAACCCTAAACGGACTGCAAACTAAGCTCCACGAGGTTGCCTTTTTGAGCAACACCTTTGTGCGCTCGCCCCTAGCGCTCAACAATGTAGAGGCGCGCATTTTTGCCCTAGCTCTGGGCTGCCTGCATCAGAAGCAGGATACGCTGTCGTTTCGCATTCACTTTAACGACATCACGCGGGGCGGTAACACGGGGGGTAAGCAGTACACAGAACTAGCTGCGGCTCAGACGCGTCTGACCCAGCCCATTATCAATACGTCGCTCAAAAATGGCAAGAAGCGACGCGATGCGATTTCTCTGTTCAACATCCTAAGTCTTGATGAGGGCACCAACCTGATAACAGGGGAATTTAACCCTCGGCTAAAGGAGCACCTGCTGGATTTAACTGGAAAGTTCACGACCGTGGAGTTGGAGTCGCTGCTCACGCTCAAGAATGCGCATAGCCAGCGGCTGTTCTGGATTATGCGCAGTTACCATAACCAGACTTGGGAGGAACCGCTGCCGTTTGACACGCTGCGGGAGTGGCTGTTTGGTGAAAACTCTGAGCAATACACCGACTGGACCGATTTTAACCGCTACGTGCTTAAGCCCGCGATTGAGGAGTTCCGGGCTATCGGCTGGGAGGTGGCCGTAACCCTGCAGCGCCGCGGCCGGCGGGTAGAGGCACTGGTGTTTAAAATGACCAGTACTCAGCAGCCGCTACTGCCAGTGGTAAAAGCCAAGAAGGTGCTGACTCTGACGGAGATTGAGGAGTTTCGCCGCATGCTGGAGGCGACCTACCGGGAACTGCCGGCGCTATATGACCGCCTGCGGCTTGACTTTGAGCTCAAGGAGTACCAGGCGCGTGAAGTGTTGCAGAACGTCAAAGACTTGACTGCTTATCAAGCCGTTACCAAAGTGTTGCATGATGTGCGCCTTGCCCTGGCTAGCCGCAAGCCGATTAAGTCGCTTCCGGCCTATACGCTCAGCCAGCTTAAAGCCGTGCTCCCTGTATACCAAGTGCTGGGGGCCGCGCCTAGTGTCTTACCTAAAAGTGCTGGTTCGCGGGCGGCGGCAGCCACTTCACATGCGCAGCTTCGGGATGCGCAGGAGCGCCTGAAGTTTGTGCAGGAAGAGGCACCGACTAACTTGTTTTCCGAGCAAGAAAAAGCGTCGCGTACTGCCACCATTGAGGCCGAAATCGCAGTGCTAACTCAAGGGCTTGCTACGTAG